The Bremerella alba genome includes a window with the following:
- a CDS encoding LysR family transcriptional regulator → MIESLQDLNFLHLFYFWVAVRQGSITAACDHLHLSQPTVSSQIKKLEKSLNHELFDRSGRELQLTDVGSTVFEYADEIFSAGREMLGSLRGMPSQRSLRLTVGVPMYVPKLITYRLLEVALKFPEPVQIDYHEAPMEQLVADLARHRHDVIISDRSISSNGNKRCFNHPLGDCAIAFCAIKPMADQLRADFPRSLQRAPLLLPSPYTELRRGLDQWFDENDICPKVVAQFDDSAMLNEFGSGGAGVFPAPAAVLDQVCRQYNVEVVGTLEGVRSHFFAITAQRKLLHPVVMAISEEAPKILLDIRNGTNLSHEFDSRKIVTETSNSQ, encoded by the coding sequence ATGATCGAGAGTCTCCAGGATTTAAATTTCCTGCATTTGTTCTATTTTTGGGTTGCAGTGCGTCAGGGCAGTATCACCGCTGCCTGCGATCATCTGCATCTTTCTCAGCCGACGGTAAGTTCGCAGATTAAGAAGCTCGAGAAGTCGCTCAATCACGAGCTGTTCGATCGCAGCGGTCGCGAGCTTCAGCTGACCGATGTGGGCTCGACCGTCTTCGAGTACGCCGATGAGATCTTCTCGGCAGGTCGCGAGATGCTCGGGAGTCTTCGCGGGATGCCATCGCAGCGCTCGCTGCGGCTGACGGTGGGTGTTCCGATGTACGTGCCCAAGCTGATCACCTACCGACTGTTGGAAGTCGCGCTGAAATTTCCAGAGCCGGTTCAGATCGACTATCACGAAGCCCCGATGGAACAGTTGGTGGCCGACCTGGCCCGTCATCGACACGACGTGATCATCTCGGATCGTTCGATTTCGTCCAACGGAAACAAGCGATGTTTCAATCATCCGCTAGGAGATTGCGCGATCGCATTTTGTGCGATTAAGCCCATGGCCGACCAACTGCGGGCCGACTTTCCCCGCTCGCTACAACGTGCCCCGTTGCTCCTTCCATCGCCCTATACCGAACTGCGACGAGGCCTGGATCAGTGGTTTGATGAGAACGATATTTGCCCCAAGGTTGTCGCTCAATTCGATGACAGTGCAATGCTGAATGAATTTGGCAGCGGCGGTGCCGGCGTGTTTCCCGCACCAGCGGCCGTGTTGGATCAAGTATGCCGTCAATACAACGTGGAAGTTGTGGGAACGCTTGAAGGGGTACGTAGTCATTTCTTCGCCATCACCGCCCAGCGGAAACTTTTGCATCCGGTGGTGATGGCCATCTCGGAAGAAGCACCGAAGATTCTGCTGGATATTCGCAACGGCACGAATCTCTCGCACGAATTCGATTCTCGAAAGATTGTTACCGAGACCTCAAACTCGCAGTAA
- the ppk2 gene encoding polyphosphate kinase 2, with product MSETDPSFDHERLHNEILDSLDEEFEAELEDAMMERVGSREEVNAEGQLPRRVYFRELLRLQRELIKLQSWVVENKAKVAVVFEGRDAAGKGGAIKRIMQRLNPRVCHVVALPAPSEREQTQWYFQRYIQHLPAGGEIVLFDRSWYNRPGVERVMGFCNEQQLEEFFRTVPEFERMLVHSGMYLIKYWFSISDQEQKFRFQCRIDDPLKQWKLSPMDLESRRRWEQYTVAKEEMFARTNISEAPWWVVEADDKKRARLNCIHHFLQQLPYTEVPQARISLPPREHEEGYKRQPLPEDVIVPSVY from the coding sequence ATGAGCGAAACCGATCCCAGCTTTGACCATGAACGCTTGCACAATGAAATCCTCGATTCGTTAGATGAAGAATTCGAAGCGGAGCTGGAAGACGCGATGATGGAACGCGTGGGCTCGCGCGAGGAAGTGAATGCGGAAGGCCAGTTGCCGCGCCGCGTTTACTTTCGGGAACTGCTGCGTCTTCAACGCGAACTAATCAAGCTGCAAAGCTGGGTCGTCGAGAACAAGGCGAAAGTCGCGGTCGTTTTTGAAGGGCGAGACGCGGCCGGCAAGGGGGGCGCGATCAAACGGATCATGCAGCGATTAAATCCGCGTGTGTGTCACGTGGTGGCCCTGCCGGCCCCGAGCGAGCGCGAGCAAACGCAGTGGTATTTTCAACGCTACATCCAGCATCTGCCAGCGGGTGGCGAGATCGTGCTGTTTGATCGCAGTTGGTACAACCGCCCCGGAGTCGAACGCGTGATGGGGTTCTGCAACGAGCAGCAGTTGGAAGAATTCTTTCGCACGGTGCCCGAGTTTGAACGCATGCTGGTCCATTCGGGCATGTACCTGATCAAGTATTGGTTTTCGATCAGCGATCAGGAACAAAAGTTCCGCTTTCAATGCCGTATCGATGATCCGCTCAAGCAGTGGAAGCTTAGCCCTATGGACCTGGAGTCGCGCCGTCGTTGGGAACAATACACCGTTGCTAAGGAAGAGATGTTTGCCCGCACGAATATCTCTGAAGCGCCCTGGTGGGTCGTCGAAGCAGACGACAAAAAGCGTGCCCGACTCAACTGCATCCACCACTTTCTGCAGCAGCTTCCCTACACGGAAGTACCGCAAGCGCGGATCTCGCTACCGCCCCGCGAACACGAAGAAGGCTACAAGCGACAACCCCTGCCGGAAGATGTGATTGTGCCGTCGGTTTATTAA